The following are from one region of the Streptomyces decoyicus genome:
- a CDS encoding AMP-binding protein: MELRSSAHADTFARDRLPPPDQWPHLTDLGYPDRLNCGAELLDGTIARLGADRPAVRDANGPVWTYGQLRAQVDAIAHALTGPLGVLPGNRVLLRGPTTPWLAACWLAVMKAGAVAVTVLAAQRPEELATIAEIAQVRYALCDVRSVDDLAKAGVPGLRITTFGGDGPDDLRQLARPGGAPYRAVATSADDVALIAFTSGTTGRPKGCMHFHRDVLAIADTFSAQVLRPEPDDVFAGSPPLGFTFGLGGLVIFPLRAGASALLADWGGPERLLGDIAAHRISVLFTAPTAYRAMLPKLAGHDVSSLRRCVSAGENLPAATWQAWYEATGLRIINGIGATELLHIFISAADEAVRPGTTGLPVPGFQARVVDADGTPLPDGEPGLLAVRGPTGCRYLADARQTAYVRDGWNLTGDTYVRDPDGYFCYVARADDMIISAGYNIAGPEVEDALLRHPDVTEAAVVGRADEDRGQVVVAHVVLRSGVPQGEDTVAALRAFTKTRIAPYKCPREIVFHTSLPRTPTGKLQRFRLRRPPLE, translated from the coding sequence ATGGAGCTACGGTCCTCGGCCCACGCCGACACCTTCGCGCGCGACCGGCTGCCGCCCCCCGACCAGTGGCCGCACCTCACCGATCTGGGCTATCCCGACCGGCTGAACTGCGGAGCGGAGCTGCTGGACGGCACCATCGCGCGGCTCGGAGCCGACCGGCCCGCGGTCCGTGACGCGAACGGGCCGGTCTGGACGTACGGGCAGCTGCGGGCGCAGGTCGATGCGATCGCCCATGCGCTCACCGGACCGCTGGGGGTGCTGCCGGGCAACCGGGTCCTGCTGCGCGGGCCCACCACGCCCTGGCTGGCCGCCTGCTGGCTCGCCGTGATGAAGGCCGGGGCGGTGGCGGTGACCGTGCTGGCCGCGCAGCGCCCCGAGGAGCTCGCCACGATCGCGGAGATCGCACAGGTGCGGTACGCGCTGTGCGATGTGCGCTCCGTCGACGATCTCGCCAAGGCCGGGGTCCCGGGGCTGCGGATCACCACCTTCGGCGGGGACGGGCCGGACGATCTGCGGCAGCTCGCCCGGCCCGGCGGCGCGCCCTACCGGGCCGTGGCCACCTCCGCCGACGATGTCGCCCTGATCGCCTTCACCTCCGGCACCACCGGCCGCCCCAAGGGCTGTATGCACTTCCATCGCGATGTGCTCGCCATCGCGGACACCTTTTCTGCGCAGGTGCTGCGCCCGGAGCCGGACGACGTGTTCGCCGGCAGCCCGCCGCTGGGCTTCACCTTCGGTCTCGGCGGGCTGGTCATCTTCCCCCTGCGGGCCGGTGCCTCGGCCCTGCTCGCCGACTGGGGCGGGCCGGAGCGGCTGCTCGGCGATATCGCGGCGCACCGGATCTCGGTGCTGTTCACCGCGCCGACCGCCTATCGCGCGATGCTGCCCAAGCTCGCCGGGCACGATGTCTCCTCGCTGCGCCGGTGTGTGTCGGCCGGTGAGAATCTGCCCGCCGCCACCTGGCAGGCCTGGTACGAGGCGACCGGTCTGCGGATCATCAACGGCATCGGTGCGACGGAGCTGCTGCACATCTTCATCTCGGCCGCCGACGAGGCGGTCCGGCCCGGAACGACGGGGCTGCCGGTCCCGGGCTTCCAGGCGCGGGTGGTCGACGCGGACGGCACCCCGCTGCCGGACGGGGAGCCGGGGCTGCTGGCCGTGCGCGGGCCGACCGGCTGCCGCTATCTCGCGGACGCCCGCCAGACGGCGTACGTACGGGACGGCTGGAATCTCACCGGCGACACGTACGTGCGCGATCCGGACGGCTACTTCTGCTATGTGGCCCGCGCGGACGACATGATCATCTCGGCGGGCTACAACATCGCGGGCCCCGAGGTGGAGGACGCGCTGCTGCGGCACCCCGATGTCACCGAGGCGGCGGTGGTCGGACGGGCCGACGAGGACCGCGGGCAGGTGGTCGTGGCTCATGTCGTGCTGCGGTCCGGCGTCCCCCAGGGGGAAGACACCGTCGCCGCACTCCGCGCCTTCACCAAGACCCGGATCGCGCCCTACAAATGCCCGCGGGAGATCGTCTTCCACACCTCTCTGCCGCGCACCCCGACCGGTAAGCTCCAGCGCTTCCGACTGCGGAGACCCCCTCTAGAGTGA
- a CDS encoding acyl-CoA dehydrogenase family protein — protein sequence MTVFALGPDEQEWCAELRALTAERLSPLADKGEEGRVNRPLIAALGELGLLRRLFPADGALRALDLCLLRESLAQVCTEAETALALQGLGTYPVVLSGTEAQRARWLPEVAAGRAVASFALSEPGAGSDAAALSLAAEPDGPDGWRLSGEKCWISNAPEADFATVFARTGGGAGARGVTAFLVPADRPGLTGAHLDMLSPHPIGTLVCDGTPVTRADVLGEVDGGFAVAMATLNLFRPSVGAFAVGMAQAALDAALTHAGARTAFGGPLKDLQSVGHQLAEMATRVESARLLVYAAASAYDTGAPDIARRSAMAKLLATETAQYVVDAAVQIHGARALRRGHLLEHLYREVRAPRIYEGATEVQRSIIAKELYRGRP from the coding sequence GTGACCGTATTCGCGCTGGGACCGGACGAGCAGGAGTGGTGCGCCGAACTGCGCGCGCTGACGGCCGAGCGGCTGAGCCCGCTGGCGGATAAGGGGGAGGAGGGCCGGGTCAACCGCCCTCTGATCGCCGCCCTCGGCGAACTGGGCCTGCTGCGCCGCCTGTTCCCCGCCGACGGCGCCCTGCGCGCCCTGGACCTGTGTCTGCTGCGGGAATCCCTGGCCCAGGTGTGCACGGAGGCGGAGACCGCACTGGCGCTCCAGGGGCTGGGGACCTACCCCGTCGTGCTGTCCGGGACCGAGGCCCAGCGTGCCCGCTGGCTGCCGGAGGTGGCCGCCGGCCGGGCGGTCGCGTCGTTCGCGCTGAGCGAGCCGGGCGCGGGCTCGGACGCCGCCGCGCTGTCCCTCGCGGCCGAGCCGGACGGCCCGGACGGCTGGCGGCTCAGCGGTGAGAAGTGCTGGATCTCCAACGCCCCCGAGGCCGACTTCGCCACCGTCTTCGCGCGTACGGGGGGCGGGGCGGGCGCGCGCGGCGTCACCGCGTTCCTCGTCCCCGCCGACCGGCCGGGCCTGACCGGCGCGCACCTGGACATGCTCAGCCCGCACCCGATCGGCACACTGGTCTGCGACGGTACGCCCGTGACCAGGGCGGATGTGCTGGGAGAGGTGGACGGAGGGTTCGCCGTCGCGATGGCGACCCTGAATCTCTTCCGGCCGAGCGTCGGCGCCTTCGCGGTCGGCATGGCGCAGGCCGCGCTGGATGCCGCGCTGACGCATGCGGGCGCGCGCACCGCGTTCGGCGGCCCGCTCAAGGACCTGCAGTCCGTCGGGCATCAGCTCGCCGAGATGGCCACCCGGGTCGAGTCCGCCCGCCTCCTGGTGTACGCGGCGGCGTCCGCGTACGACACCGGGGCCCCGGACATCGCCCGCCGCTCGGCCATGGCCAAGCTGCTGGCGACCGAGACCGCCCAGTACGTCGTCGACGCCGCCGTCCAGATCCACGGCGCCCGCGCGCTGCGCCGCGGCCACCTCCTGGAACACCTCTACCGCGAGGTCCGCGCACCGCGCATCTACGAGGGCGCCACGGAGGTGCAGCGCTCGATCATCGCCAAGGAGCTGTACCGCGGACGGCCCTGA
- a CDS encoding VOC family protein: protein MITTDFVPGSPCWLDLGAPDVEVASAFYRAVFGWRSEPYGGQGAGGYTLFRLDGKAVGAVGPLPEEGARSAWTVYFHTPDAEATAEAVERAGGSVRSAPSLVGADDGRFARLADPQGAEFSVWQPERYPGLEAADAPGTLCWTELYTTDASAAQAFYRTVFGWSTQDMALPGGGGTYTLLTPADRGEERMHGGLMEVPAHLLGPGGKPYWHPVFASQDCDATVGLATGNGGTLSMGPETAEGVGRLAVCSDPSGAEFVVLTPQETR from the coding sequence ATGATCACTACTGACTTCGTCCCTGGCTCCCCGTGCTGGCTCGATCTCGGCGCTCCCGATGTCGAGGTCGCCTCGGCCTTCTACCGGGCGGTGTTCGGCTGGCGGTCCGAACCGTACGGCGGCCAGGGCGCGGGCGGATATACGCTCTTCCGGCTCGACGGCAAGGCCGTCGGCGCGGTCGGCCCGCTGCCCGAGGAGGGCGCGCGCTCCGCCTGGACGGTCTACTTCCACACCCCCGACGCGGAGGCCACGGCCGAGGCGGTGGAGCGGGCCGGCGGCTCGGTCCGCTCCGCGCCGTCCCTGGTCGGTGCGGACGACGGCCGCTTCGCCCGGCTCGCGGACCCGCAGGGCGCGGAGTTCTCCGTCTGGCAGCCGGAGCGCTACCCGGGCTTGGAGGCCGCGGACGCCCCCGGAACCCTGTGCTGGACGGAGCTGTACACCACCGATGCGTCCGCCGCCCAGGCCTTTTACCGGACGGTCTTCGGCTGGAGCACCCAGGACATGGCGCTCCCCGGCGGTGGCGGCACCTACACCCTGCTCACCCCCGCGGACCGCGGTGAGGAGCGGATGCACGGCGGCCTCATGGAAGTCCCGGCGCATCTGCTCGGACCCGGCGGGAAGCCGTACTGGCACCCGGTGTTCGCCTCCCAGGACTGCGATGCCACCGTCGGCCTGGCGACGGGCAACGGCGGCACGCTGTCCATGGGGCCGGAGACCGCCGAGGGCGTCGGCCGCCTGGCCGTGTGCAGCGACCCGTCCGGCGCGGAGTTCGTGGTGCTGACCCCGCAGGAGACGAGGTGA
- a CDS encoding DUF4255 domain-containing protein: MIHEVDEALRRVLRAGALPDGAGDVAFEAPNRDWAARRNTPTLNAYLYDIRENVARRERGAIAERDATGMVVRRRQPPRWFRLSYLVTAWTSRPEDEHRLLSAALGCLLAHEVLPPSALTDALRALEANIPLMVAVPPAESRSIADIWSALGGELKPSLDVVITVPFPVTPSYEVAPPVTEGAAVVVRGADGSPDDSRLRMLRSAPDAAPSGTGPREGER, translated from the coding sequence ATGATTCATGAGGTAGATGAGGCCTTGCGGCGTGTGCTGCGCGCAGGGGCGTTGCCCGATGGTGCGGGGGATGTCGCGTTCGAGGCACCGAACCGCGACTGGGCGGCGCGGCGCAACACCCCGACGCTCAACGCCTATCTCTACGACATACGCGAGAACGTGGCCCGCCGCGAGCGCGGGGCGATCGCGGAGCGCGACGCGACCGGCATGGTGGTGCGCAGACGTCAGCCGCCGCGCTGGTTCCGGCTGTCCTACCTGGTCACGGCGTGGACCAGCCGCCCGGAGGACGAGCACCGGCTGCTGTCGGCCGCGCTGGGCTGTCTGCTCGCGCACGAGGTCCTGCCGCCCTCCGCGCTGACGGACGCGCTCCGGGCGCTGGAGGCGAACATCCCGCTCATGGTCGCGGTGCCCCCTGCCGAGTCGCGCTCGATCGCCGACATCTGGTCCGCGCTCGGTGGCGAACTCAAGCCGTCCCTGGATGTGGTGATCACCGTGCCCTTCCCGGTCACGCCCTCGTACGAGGTGGCACCACCGGTCACGGAGGGCGCGGCGGTGGTCGTCCGGGGCGCGGACGGCTCGCCGGACGACTCCCGGCTCCGCATGCTCCGGTCGGCCCCGGACGCTGCGCCGTCCGGGACGGGCCCTCGTGAGGGGGAGCGGTGA
- a CDS encoding ATP-binding protein, which produces MVVSDHAVVSGGAAVGEDASGALLGRLAALRERVAGLVERRSAGDPTASDPLRGLYVTPETARRLAAQPPAAGTGETQGDEAGAGETDGGTADRSGALARRFGLSALDLRILLVALAPDVDRGFEPLYGYLNDDVGRRRATVALALELAGTGPYEPSARARFHPAAPLLSGGLLVVEDQDRPLPGRALRVPERVVAHLLGDEGLDPELCGGGVELLPPGEGAGELTDGAGDERAFFGRLAALAGERPLAAHLRERRPGAAAGPVTDVLRGAGLPVLRYRPDGSQGDGAGPAAALVREARLRRAAIVVGPLPERPGGLVRALAGREVPVVFCGDEPYDPEWAPDAGLLALDAPGGGVAAAEVWRGELGAVDDDVDLGAAVAPYRLAAGQIRRAARAATALAAFDGTPLTAAHIQRSARQQSAPLLDRHARRVRPAVGFDELVLPSEPLALLHELVQRARHRDKVLGEWRLRTGGGRGRGVVALFAGESGTGKTLSAEVVAGELGLDLYVVELSAVVDKYVGETEKNLERIFSEADRTDALLLFDEADAVFGKRSEVKSSHDRYANLESAYLLQRLEAFDGLAVLTTNLRANIDDAFTRRLDLVVDFPFPDAEQRIALWRSCLTATPCADNLGLDVCAKEFELSGGAIRSAAVTAGYLAAGRGEPVSAEDVRAGARREYRKMGRLVPDASPLWD; this is translated from the coding sequence GTGGTGGTGAGTGATCACGCGGTGGTGAGTGGTGGTGCGGCGGTGGGCGAGGACGCGAGTGGTGCGCTGCTCGGGCGGTTGGCGGCCCTGCGTGAGCGGGTGGCGGGACTCGTCGAGCGGCGCAGCGCCGGTGATCCCACGGCCTCGGACCCGCTGCGCGGGCTGTATGTGACCCCGGAGACGGCCCGACGGCTGGCCGCGCAGCCTCCGGCGGCCGGTACGGGTGAGACGCAGGGGGACGAGGCGGGCGCGGGGGAGACGGACGGGGGGACAGCGGATCGATCCGGGGCGCTCGCACGACGGTTCGGGCTGTCCGCCTTGGACCTGCGGATCCTCCTGGTCGCCCTCGCGCCCGATGTGGACCGGGGCTTCGAGCCGCTCTACGGCTACCTCAACGACGATGTGGGGCGCCGCCGCGCCACCGTCGCCCTGGCGCTGGAGCTCGCGGGCACCGGCCCGTACGAGCCCTCCGCGCGCGCCCGTTTCCATCCCGCCGCGCCGCTGCTGTCCGGTGGGCTGCTCGTCGTCGAGGACCAGGACCGGCCGCTGCCCGGCCGCGCACTGCGGGTGCCGGAGCGGGTGGTGGCCCATCTGCTGGGGGATGAGGGTCTTGATCCCGAACTGTGCGGTGGCGGAGTGGAGTTGCTGCCGCCCGGGGAGGGGGCCGGGGAGCTCACGGACGGCGCCGGCGACGAGCGGGCGTTCTTCGGGCGGCTGGCCGCCCTCGCGGGTGAGCGGCCCCTCGCCGCACATCTGCGGGAGCGCCGGCCCGGTGCCGCCGCCGGGCCGGTGACCGACGTGCTGCGGGGCGCCGGCCTGCCCGTGCTGCGGTACCGGCCGGACGGAAGCCAGGGCGATGGTGCGGGGCCTGCGGCCGCGCTGGTGCGTGAGGCGCGGCTGCGGCGGGCGGCGATCGTCGTGGGGCCGCTGCCGGAGCGGCCCGGAGGGCTCGTACGGGCCCTGGCGGGCCGGGAGGTGCCGGTGGTGTTCTGCGGGGATGAGCCGTACGACCCCGAGTGGGCCCCCGACGCGGGGCTGCTCGCGCTGGACGCGCCGGGCGGCGGGGTGGCGGCGGCCGAGGTATGGCGCGGCGAACTCGGTGCCGTGGACGATGACGTCGATCTCGGTGCGGCCGTGGCGCCGTACCGGCTGGCCGCCGGGCAGATCCGCCGTGCGGCCCGTGCGGCCACCGCCCTCGCCGCCTTCGACGGGACGCCACTGACGGCCGCCCATATCCAGCGCAGTGCGCGTCAGCAGTCCGCGCCGCTGCTGGACCGGCACGCCCGGCGCGTCCGCCCGGCCGTCGGCTTCGACGAGCTGGTTCTGCCGTCCGAACCGCTGGCTCTGCTGCACGAACTGGTGCAGCGTGCCCGGCACCGGGACAAGGTGCTCGGCGAGTGGCGGCTGCGTACCGGGGGCGGGCGCGGCAGGGGCGTGGTGGCCCTGTTCGCCGGGGAGTCCGGCACCGGCAAGACCCTCTCCGCCGAGGTCGTGGCCGGTGAACTGGGCCTGGACCTGTACGTGGTGGAGCTGTCCGCGGTGGTGGACAAGTACGTGGGGGAGACGGAGAAGAACCTGGAGCGGATCTTCTCCGAGGCGGACCGCACGGACGCCTTGTTGCTCTTCGACGAGGCCGATGCCGTCTTCGGCAAGCGCTCGGAGGTCAAGAGCTCGCACGACCGCTACGCGAACCTGGAGAGCGCGTACTTGCTACAGCGGCTGGAGGCGTTCGACGGGCTCGCCGTGCTCACCACCAACCTGCGGGCCAATATCGACGACGCGTTCACCCGGCGGCTGGATCTGGTGGTCGACTTCCCGTTCCCGGATGCCGAGCAGCGGATCGCGCTGTGGCGTTCCTGTCTGACGGCCACACCCTGTGCCGACAACCTCGGACTGGACGTCTGCGCGAAGGAGTTCGAGCTGTCCGGCGGGGCGATCCGGTCGGCCGCGGTGACCGCGGGATATCTCGCCGCGGGCCGTGGCGAGCCGGTGTCGGCGGAGGACGTACGGGCCGGAGCGCGGCGCGAGTACCGCAAGATGGGGCGGCTGGTGCCGGACGCGTCGCCCTTGTGGGACTGA
- a CDS encoding RICIN domain-containing protein has protein sequence MWTSLEPAAITVDPGAVASVRLRIRNTGDTVEEYRLRPAGDAAGWTRVEPDVLRLYPGAEGTAQVTFAPPRTPDAVAGPTPFGIRVEPAEHPEIRDVVEGQVTVGPFTELRCELVPLTVRGRWRAKAAVAVDNLGNQPLTVSLSGRENGDALTVEAEPSSVQVAPGRAAFASLRIRPGTVSWVGGTNKHPFAVSALRAGVPEPTELRGTYLQLSVLPRWVMVLCSLLLVAALAFAALWFKAQPTVTTSAKAKPGPVGRPIDPPKKPAPPAPSEKPSEPAAPEESAEPEEEAPAGGDEGQDEGPKEQTIRDAANGGWYLQVNQGGQENGTQVGQNPKWTADEFGRNQWWIIHHYPENNTVALEAASAPGSVVDVKVGTNEVQIEGVSPENLESGKLPPNQKWRLVDAADGRSRIVNTANNECLTDMQNDKGAITWECTDGPNERQDWKISDGP, from the coding sequence ATGTGGACTTCACTGGAACCAGCCGCGATCACCGTCGACCCGGGTGCCGTCGCGAGCGTACGGCTACGCATCCGCAACACGGGCGATACCGTCGAGGAGTACCGGCTGCGGCCGGCCGGCGACGCCGCGGGATGGACTCGGGTGGAGCCGGATGTGCTGCGGCTGTATCCCGGGGCCGAGGGCACGGCGCAGGTCACCTTCGCGCCCCCGCGGACACCGGACGCCGTGGCCGGGCCGACGCCCTTCGGCATCCGCGTCGAACCGGCCGAGCACCCCGAGATCCGCGATGTGGTCGAGGGGCAGGTCACGGTCGGGCCGTTCACGGAACTCCGTTGTGAGCTGGTCCCGTTGACCGTCCGCGGCCGCTGGCGCGCCAAGGCGGCGGTCGCTGTCGACAACCTCGGCAACCAGCCGCTGACGGTCTCACTCTCCGGCCGGGAGAACGGAGATGCCCTCACCGTCGAGGCCGAACCGAGCTCGGTGCAGGTCGCCCCGGGGCGCGCCGCCTTCGCCAGCCTCCGTATCCGTCCCGGTACGGTCAGTTGGGTCGGCGGTACGAACAAGCACCCCTTCGCCGTCTCCGCGCTGCGCGCCGGCGTGCCGGAGCCGACCGAGCTGCGCGGCACCTACCTTCAGCTGTCCGTGCTGCCGCGCTGGGTGATGGTGCTGTGCTCGCTGCTCCTGGTGGCGGCGCTGGCGTTCGCGGCGCTGTGGTTCAAGGCCCAGCCCACGGTGACCACGAGCGCGAAGGCGAAGCCCGGCCCGGTCGGACGCCCGATCGATCCCCCCAAGAAGCCGGCGCCCCCGGCGCCGTCCGAGAAGCCGTCCGAGCCCGCGGCTCCGGAGGAGTCTGCGGAGCCGGAGGAGGAAGCGCCCGCGGGCGGCGACGAGGGGCAGGACGAGGGCCCGAAGGAACAGACCATTCGTGACGCCGCCAACGGGGGCTGGTACCTCCAGGTCAACCAGGGTGGCCAGGAGAACGGCACACAGGTGGGCCAGAACCCCAAGTGGACGGCCGACGAGTTCGGCCGCAACCAGTGGTGGATCATCCATCACTACCCGGAGAACAACACGGTCGCCCTGGAGGCGGCCAGCGCCCCGGGCAGCGTCGTCGACGTGAAGGTCGGTACCAACGAGGTCCAGATCGAGGGCGTGTCCCCGGAGAACCTGGAGTCGGGCAAACTGCCCCCGAACCAGAAGTGGCGGCTGGTCGATGCGGCCGACGGCCGCAGCCGCATCGTCAACACGGCCAACAACGAGTGCCTCACCGATATGCAGAACGACAAGGGTGCGATCACCTGGGAGTGCACCGACGGGCCCAACGAGCGGCAGGACTGGAAGATCTCCGACGGGCCGTGA
- a CDS encoding eCIS core domain-containing protein — MRAHDRRPESGRDRAGAVPAPRTTVSTAPEVARRPAVNGEAGHLTPEAAAVLQRAVGNAAFSAALAADEQHRNGAGCGHTTPPAVQRSPVEDVLRSPGRSLDDSVRADMESRLGADFSDVRVHTDAAAHESAESVNAPAYTSGSHIVFQRGRYDGSSAAGRHMLAHELTHVIQQRTGPVAGRDRGDGTRVSEPSDRFEREAEANASRVMGRTTPVQRSTEPGPGPGPSKSAGPALAASASVSASVSASAHAAAGHGAYVQRTQTASLAGQLAEPCADVAVQQRIEAYDALSDQRPQQRLEFLGEIAELLRKHSDREQLQHIEGAVEGEMRRQATRLARLRRYTADEDGPYELMTDEGLLWDAPDFEHRTSALGRTGQSYFAELSSRNLRSMQSENRDRGQKKHLFSKEKSEPAWMEPVRQKLRQALRGAELHHYTPASRARAMLTDGGLRAKTQLELDTPGFEHNTSSYDEAGLANTGFVFFFIESPGAVRGTRFAKGSDDADAPACVHLSIQQSGLLSSGWVMLSDFAQREYPQIWSTKENRADTDSSLPTRDLKEPAKYTERVRKFELGVGGIEAEDIMAMADRPDAERAAASVVTPQARGDGESEQKYYGEGGKAVAYKERLFQNVLHGHDIIPGLTERAVMEMARFEQTNPRLADSLKGMSGEALMNYLLKHLLRPQAMMPNSVRIAEENIAFNVTT; from the coding sequence ATGCGGGCGCATGACCGGCGGCCGGAATCCGGACGCGACCGCGCGGGGGCGGTGCCCGCCCCGCGTACGACGGTCTCCACCGCCCCCGAGGTGGCCCGTCGGCCGGCCGTGAACGGGGAGGCCGGGCACCTCACCCCGGAGGCGGCCGCCGTTCTCCAACGGGCCGTGGGCAACGCGGCCTTCTCGGCCGCCCTGGCAGCCGACGAGCAGCACCGGAACGGCGCCGGCTGCGGTCACACCACACCGCCCGCCGTCCAGCGCTCGCCCGTCGAAGACGTACTGCGCTCGCCCGGCCGTTCGCTCGACGACTCCGTACGGGCCGACATGGAGTCACGGCTCGGCGCCGACTTCTCCGACGTGCGCGTCCATACGGATGCCGCGGCCCATGAATCGGCCGAATCGGTCAACGCCCCTGCATACACGTCCGGTTCGCACATCGTCTTCCAGCGGGGACGGTACGACGGCTCCTCGGCGGCCGGCCGCCATATGCTCGCCCACGAGCTGACCCATGTCATCCAGCAGCGCACCGGGCCGGTTGCGGGGAGGGACCGCGGGGACGGAACCAGGGTCTCCGAACCCTCCGACCGGTTCGAGCGGGAGGCGGAGGCGAATGCCTCGCGGGTGATGGGCCGGACCACGCCCGTGCAGCGCAGCACGGAGCCGGGGCCGGGGCCGGGGCCGTCGAAGTCCGCCGGGCCCGCGCTGGCCGCATCCGCATCCGTGTCCGCATCCGTGTCCGCATCCGCACACGCAGCGGCCGGCCACGGCGCATACGTGCAAAGGACGCAGACGGCGTCCCTCGCCGGGCAGCTGGCCGAGCCGTGCGCCGACGTGGCCGTCCAGCAGCGGATCGAGGCGTACGACGCACTGTCCGATCAACGACCGCAGCAGCGGCTGGAGTTCCTCGGCGAGATCGCTGAACTGCTGCGCAAGCACAGCGACCGCGAGCAGCTGCAGCACATAGAGGGTGCCGTCGAGGGCGAGATGCGCCGGCAGGCCACGCGGCTGGCCAGGCTGAGGCGCTACACCGCCGACGAGGACGGGCCGTACGAGCTGATGACCGACGAGGGGCTCCTGTGGGACGCCCCGGACTTCGAACACCGGACCAGCGCACTGGGCCGGACGGGACAGAGCTACTTCGCCGAACTCTCCAGCCGCAACCTGAGGTCCATGCAGTCGGAGAACAGGGACAGGGGGCAGAAGAAGCACCTCTTCTCGAAGGAGAAGAGCGAGCCCGCATGGATGGAGCCGGTGCGGCAAAAGCTGCGGCAGGCCCTGAGGGGCGCCGAATTGCATCACTACACGCCGGCCTCACGCGCCCGCGCCATGCTCACGGACGGCGGTCTGCGGGCGAAGACACAGCTGGAACTGGACACTCCGGGCTTTGAGCACAACACGTCGTCCTATGACGAGGCGGGACTTGCCAATACCGGATTCGTCTTCTTCTTCATCGAATCACCGGGGGCGGTCCGTGGCACTCGCTTCGCCAAGGGCAGCGACGACGCCGACGCCCCCGCATGTGTACATCTTTCCATCCAGCAGTCGGGTCTGCTCAGCAGCGGCTGGGTGATGCTCTCCGACTTCGCCCAGCGCGAATACCCCCAGATCTGGTCGACCAAGGAGAACCGGGCCGACACCGACTCGAGTCTCCCGACGCGCGATCTCAAAGAGCCGGCCAAATACACCGAGCGTGTCCGCAAGTTCGAACTGGGCGTCGGCGGCATCGAGGCGGAGGACATCATGGCCATGGCCGACCGCCCGGACGCCGAACGCGCGGCGGCCAGCGTCGTGACACCGCAGGCCCGGGGTGATGGGGAGAGCGAGCAGAAGTACTACGGCGAGGGCGGGAAGGCCGTTGCGTACAAGGAGCGGCTTTTCCAGAACGTCCTGCACGGCCACGACATCATCCCCGGCCTCACCGAACGCGCCGTTATGGAGATGGCACGCTTCGAGCAGACCAATCCGAGGCTGGCGGACAGCTTGAAAGGCATGAGCGGTGAGGCTCTGATGAATTACCTCCTCAAGCACTTGCTGCGACCGCAGGCCATGATGCCGAATTCGGTACGGATCGCCGAGGAGAACATCGCGTTCAACGTCACCACCTGA